Genomic DNA from Mustelus asterias unplaced genomic scaffold, sMusAst1.hap1.1 HAP1_SCAFFOLD_1497, whole genome shotgun sequence:
gccactttcagggtgAAAGGTCGGGCCGTGTGGACGGGTGAGGGAAGGAGTGGGGGAGCAAATAGTTATTccggaagagccagcatgggcacattgggctgcatggcctccttctgtgctgtactgtttcaaCGCCTGGTCTCTCAAAGGCTAAACGATGAAGGAGATTCAGAATCCCACGACCGATTAACAATTCCGTCATCATGGTTTCTCGTGCGGGTTTggcacgtgggggggggggggagagagagagagagagagagagagagggggggggggggggggaggagagagagagacagtgagagagagggagagaaaggtaGGGGGCAGAATAAGTGGCTTGGGCACTCCCGGTTCGGGTGAGGTACAGGAGGAAGGGGAGCGAGTCACTTACTAGGAAGAACATGATGGCGCAGGAGGTCCAAGCCAGTGCCACGTAGTAACCATCTCGCCCGAACAACAAGCCGCCTAGAACGGTAATGATCATCCTGTGAAAGAAGCAGGAAGAGATTGCTGTTTAACCGCTCTGCCACAGGATACACCCAGACTGAGAGTTCAGAccgacacataagaacataagaaataggagcaggggtaggccatctagcccctcgagcctgccccgccattcaataagaacatggctgatctgaagtggatcagttccacttacccgcctgatccctataacccctaattcccttaccgatcaggaatccatcgatccgtgatttaaacatattcaacgaggtagcctccaccacttcagtgggcagagaattccagagattcaccaccctctgagagaagaagttcctcctcaactctgtcctaaactgacccccccctttattttgaggctgtgccctctagttctagtttcctttctaagtggaaagaatctctccacctctaccctatccagccccttcattatcttataggtctctataagatcccccctcagacttctaaattccaacgagtacaaacccaatctgctcagtctctcctcataatcaacacccctcatctctggtatcaacctggtgaaccttctctgcactccctccaaggccaatatatccttccacaaataaggggaccaatactgcacacagtattccagctgcggcctcaccagtgccctgtacagttgcagcaagacatctctgcttttatattctatccccctagcgatatcggccaacatcccatttgccttcttgatcacctgttgcacctgcagactgggtttttgtgtctcatgcacaaggacccccaggtccctctgcacagcagcatgctgtaatttctttccatttagataataatccaatttgctattatttcttccaaagtgaataacctcgcatttgttaacgttatactccatctaccagatcctcgcccactcactcagcctgtccaaatctctctgcacagGAGGCATCAGGCAATGATAGATCTGCACTCGAAGCAGGAGATTAGATATCTCCATTACCAGGGAGGGGGAAGAAGTTGAGCGTGCGATTTAGTGCCAGTAAAaggcttgcatttctatagcgacTCTTTACTTCAACAACCCTGGGACATGCCAAAGCACTTTAAGGAATTATTTAATCAGAGTCACTGTTGCTGCAAACAGGGCTGCTAATTTGTCTTTTTTTTATAATTAATTTACGTGATTGTTTTTAAAATGGGGGCGGGGGATTTCTGTTCCCGTTCTTTTCaggtgacataagaacataagaaataggagcaggagtaggccatctagcccctcgagcctgccccgccattcaataagatcatggctgatctgacgtggatcagtaccacttacccgcctgatccccataacccttaattcccttaccgatcaggaatccatccatccgtgctttaaacatattcagcgaggtagcctccaccacctcagtgggcagagaattccagagattcaccaccctctgggagaagaagttcctcctcaactctgtcttaaaccgacccccctttattttgaggctgtgtcctctagttttaacttccttactaagtggaaagaacctctccgcctccaccctatccagcccccgcattatcttataagtctccataagatcccccctcatccttctaaactccaacgagtacaaacccaatctcctcagcctctcctcataatccaaacccctcatctccggtatcaacctggtgaaccttctctgcactccctccaatgccaatatatccttcctcatataaggggaccaatactgcacacagtattccagctgcggcctcaccaatgccctgtacaggtgcatcaagacatccctgcttttatattctatccccttcgcaatataggccaacatcccatttgccttcttgatcacctgttgtacctgcagactgggcttttgcgtctcatgacGAGAGCAGAAAAATCTCGTGAGGCCCACGCCGCGTTTCACCCCAATGTAAGGGCGATTCTCCCCTGCCCAATGATGTAACGGTAACATCATTGCAATGCATTTGCAGTTCATTATcagacccacctccccaccccgacgAGAAAACACATTCACGTCGGCCTGTGGGCAGCCCGCTGTGAAACCCGACAGGCCTCCCCCGCCGTGCGCCTGGCCAGCAGAcctcccagaggagctcaggcGAGTGCATCGCCCGGGGGTCGGGGTGGAAAAAGCAATGCGCcatgcctgggcactgcccctCCTGGCACTGTAGTGTCtatccaagatggcgctggagcgtggcgacttcttgccagctgtgcccagcatgccctctaattctatcttttactcttgttgtaTACTCTGCATTGTGcactctccccatgtactctatgaacagaatgctttgtctgtataaggagcaagaaacaatacttttcactgtatcccagtacatgcgacaataataaatcaaatcaaaaaaggtgtGGGGTCGTAGGGGGGAGCAGTGTtgcgtgggggctgggggagtccCTGGTGAGCGTACGTGCCTTTAAACGGGCGCCGCCAGCGTGGCATCAAGGGGAAGGGTCCCACAAAGTTTTATTTCAATGTTCCTAACAATACGGCAAACAGAGCAGCCATCCAACCGCCTGCTGTCACACTCTGCCCAACACCAGTGAAATTCCACACAACATCTCTGCTTTGTCCGAACACTTGCGGTCCGCTAAACTGTCTAAACCGCGCGATGTTCAGTTTCACCTCTCTCGTGTTGGCTGCTGCAGTGAAAGCCCACGCTGCGTTTCACCCCAATGTAAGGGCGATTCTCCCCTGCCCAATGATGTAACGGTAACATAATTGCAATGCATTTGCAGTTCATTATcagacccacctccccaccccgacgATAAAACACATTCACGTCGGCCTGTGGGCAGCCCGCTGTAAGAGCAGGAACACGGACTCAGTGTTTAAAAggttcacccccgccccccccgcgagACGCTCTCAGAAAGGAGAACCACTTATCTCGTAAAGGTCAGAGGGCACTTCAGCTTCGAGGCTGGCAGCCAGCAAAGGGGCAGCGAGCCAGATGGCATCTCTCGGAGTAATCTGGGGGTGACACTCCTTTCCCATTCTGTTTGGTACTTATCTCTGGCCCATACCACCACCCTGTACTGGAAGACCCTAACTCTGCAAGGCTGCAACCTGCACAGTGACATGGGACCACTTGCCCACCTGGTTATGCCACCCTGCCGAGTGCCCCTCACCTTGCATGTTGAGGTTtaactcttaaggttaacttgtagGTTGAgttgatagttaagaaggcaaatgcaacgctggcattcatgtcgagagggctagaatacaagaagcagggatgtactgctgaggctttatcagGCTCCGGTcacaccacatttggagtattgagagcagttttgggccccgtatccaaggaaggatgtgccggccttggagaggatccagaggagattcaccagaacgatcccgggaatgaaaggcttgacgtatgaggaacgtttgaggactctgggtttatacttggtggagtttagaaggattgaggtgggggggggggggatcgcactgaaacttccagaatactgaaaggccctggatagagtggacgtggggaagatgttcccattagtcggagagactgggatccgagggctcggcctcagagtaaagggacggaccctttagaaccgagatgaggaggaatttcttcagccggagggtgggtgaatctgtggaattcgttgccacagaggaggccgagtcattgagtgtattggagacagagatagataggttcccgattggtgagggggggtcaaaggttacagggaaaaggcgggaggaTGGGGGtaagaaacctatcagccatggcggagtagacgcaatgggccgaatggcctcattctgctctgatATCTTATGGTTTTCTGGTCCTTACTCTGACCCATGACTCCGGTACACCGATGGGTGCAAACACAGAGTGGAATCGGCCCGTTCATCATCGAGCTCGCACTTACCCCACATACTTGTATCCGCTGTAGGCAATAAGGTCAAACGTAGTGAGGTCAGTGTGTACTGATATCAGGTAGAGTGCGAGGACGAGGGCCAAAACCTCGATTATAATCCAGACCAGAGCGGTACTGGCACAAATTCCCAGCACCTCGGGAGAAAACCTGAAAAAACAAACACACAGGCACATCACTACACAATGGATCAAccattcccactgtacacaatcccaatggatcaaaccccttcccattcactcccactgcgcacaatcccaatggacccaaaccccttcccattcactcccactgcgcACAATCCCAatagacccaaaccccttcccattcactcccactgcgcacaatcccaatggacccaaaccccttcccattcactcccattgtacacagtcccaatggatcaaaccccttcccattcactcccattgtacacagtcccaatggatcaaaccccttcccattcactcccattgtacacagtcccaatggatcaaaccccttcccattcactcccattgtacacagtcccaatggatcaaaccccttcccattcactcccattgtacacagtcccaatggatcaaaccccttcccattcacttccactgcgcacaatcccaatggatcaaaccccttcccattcactcccactgcacacaatcccaatggatcaaaccccttcccattcactcccactgcgcacaatcccaatggacccaaaccccttcccattcactcccactgcgcacaatcccaatggacccaaaccccttcccattcactcccactgcgcacaatcccaatggacccaaaccccttcccattcactcccactgtacacaatcccaatggatcaaaccccttcccattcactcccattgtacacaatcccaatggatcaaaccccttcccattcactcccattgtacacaatcccaatggatcaaaccccttcccattcactcccattgtacacaatcccaatggacccaaaccccttcctattcactcccactgtacacaatcccaatagacccaaaccccttcccattcactcccattgtacacaatcccaatggatcaaaccccttcccattcactcccactgcgcacaatcccaatggatcaaaccccttcccattcactcccattgtacacaatcccaatggacccaaaccccttcctattcactcccactgtacacaatcccaatagacccaaaccccttcccattcactcccattgtacacagtcccaatggatcaaaccccttcccattcactcccattgtacacaattccaatggacccaaaccccttcccattcactcccattgtacacagtcccaatggatcaaaccccttcccattcactcccattgtacataatcccaatggacccaaaccccttcccattcactcccattgtacacaatcccaatggatcaaaccccttcccattcactcccattgtacacagtcccaatggatcaaaccccttcacattcactcccattgtacacaatcccaatggacccaaaccccttcccattcactcccattgtacacaatcccaatggatcaaaccccttcccattcactcccattgtacacagtcccaatggatcaaaccccttcccattcactcccattgtacacagtcccaatggatcaaaccccttcccattcactcccattgtacacaatcccaatggatcaaaccccttcccattcactcccattgtacacaatcccaattggtccaaaccccttcccattcactcccattgtacaccatcccaatggacccaaactccttcccattcattcccattgtacacaatcccaatggacccaaaccccttcccattcactcccattgtacacaatcccaatggacccaaactccttcccattcactcccattgtacacaatcccaatggacccaaaccccttcccattcactcccattgtacacaatcccaatggatcacctTCTGGCATTTCCAGCACCTCCAATGTGATGCTACGGTCAAACTCACCTttccctcccactcccacccacctcctTTTCAGTACCCCAAAGGGATTGTTGACTCCAGAACCTAATGCTTCACTCCATTATCCCCACTCCCTCCTAATTCTCACTGCACCTTCACACGCAAATATCAACCTTGCAAACCTTCCCATTTATCTTCTCTGCTCTCAGTGTCAGAGCCGACACAATTCTTTTGAGGCGATTTACTCTTTCAGTTTAGTGTACAGTACTCACTGCTCATCAGCACTCTCCTCGACAtcggttgggggttggggggctacGAGCAGATGCAGATCGGGTGATCGCTCTGCCCAACACCTCCATTTAGAGCACAAGGCTGACCCCGGGGATTTCTGGTTGCCTGCCATTTTAATTCCCTGTCCTTGGACCTCCTACACCGTCCCAACAAGGCCCAATGCAAGCTTGATCCCTCATCCCTCACCTTGCAACCCTCAGGACAATTCCAGATCAGAACCGCTGCCCCCATTTGTTTTGGAGCAAATCAGTTGGTGATACTTCTGTCATTGTCACATCCAATGTACCGAGATGCCTCTTTACATGTTCTATTAACCCCCTCTAACCAAACCCACTCCCCCGACTTTGCCACCACATCTCTCCATCCTCCCTTCTGAACACGCACATTTCCCTTTGATctttcctcccttccctctccaaccccccaccccaccccccaacccaacctcccagcacaacgccccccccactccactccaacaccctccaccccaccaaacccccccaccccccaaatcctCCCCAACCAAaaccccccccaatcctccccaaccaaacccccccaaccccccaatcctccccaaccaaacccccccacccccaaatcctctccaaccaaacccccccccaccccccaaatcctCCCcaaccaaacccccccaccccccaaatcctCCCCAACcaaacccctcccaccccccaatcctccccaaccaaacccccccaccccccaaatcctCCCcaaccaaacccccccaccccccaaatcctctccaaccaaacccccccccaccccccaaatcctccccaaccaaacccccccccccaccctgtgctTGCTTAAACCTGTTGCATCTCCACCAACTTCCCTCTAGTCAGAGTTACTCAGCATAtataaaggcccttcggcccattgcatctgcaccagtgaaagacaaaccacccaactattctaatcccattgcccaacacttggcccacagccttgtctGCCTTGGCACTGCAAGTACACATCTAATTACTCCTTCAacattatggggggggggggggtctctgcctccaccgccctttcaggcagtgagctccagactcccaccaccctctgggtgaaaaagcttttcctcacatcccctcaatcttctgctcCTTACGTTAAATCTCTGTCCCCCggccattgatccctccaccacggggaaaaggtttcttcctgtccactctatctatacccctcataatcttatacatctcagaCATGTCccccctctgctccaaggaaaacaagcccagtctatccaatctctcttcagcccaggcaacatcctggtaaatctcccgcTGCGCCCTTTCAAGTGCGATCACATCCCACCTATAATGCGTatcccagaactgcacacaatactgtagCCACGGCCTAATCTACACTTTATACAGTCCCAGCATAAcccccctgctcttaaactccatGCCACAGCTGATAAAAGTATACCATGCGACTTCTGAACCACTTTATCtgctgtcctgctaccttaagggaccggAGTACaggcacaccaaggtccctctgatcctcggtgCTTCCGAGGACCCTgtgttcatcatgtattccctcgtcttgtttgtcctgcccaagtgcgtcacctcacacttatccggattgaatgccctttgccactgatcagcccgtctaaccagcccgtctctatcctcctgtaatctaaggctatcctcctcactatttaccacaccaccaacttACTGATTAATCCTCCTACGATCAAATCTAAATCATTtctataaaccacaaacagcaggGGCCCCCCCAAGACGGATTCCTGCGAGACTCCGAcgggacacaggcttccagtccgaAAAAAACACCTCAACCATccacctctgcttcctgccactcagccaattttggctCCAATTTGCCACAGTTCCTTGGGTCCCCTGGGCTCTCACCTTCgccatcagtctcccatgtggggccTTATCAATGCTGAGGTCCAAGTAGACTacttgaaagaatcatagaaaccctacagtgcaggaggaggccattcagcccatcaagcctgcaccgaccacaatcccacccaggcccccgtcccctggggcggcacggtagcacagtggttagcactgctgcttcacagctccagggacctgggttcgattcccggcttgggtccttgtctgtgtggagtttgcacattctccccgcgtctgcgtgggtttcctccgggtgctccggtttcctcccacagtccaaagatgtgcgggttaggttgattggccatgctaaaattgcccttagtgtcctgagatgcgtaggttagagtgattagcgggtaaaatatgtagggatatggggatagggcctgggtgggattgtggtcggtgcagactcgatgggccaaatggcctgtttctgcactgtagggtttctgtgatttctatgataatctcacgtatttaccctgccaattccccctgatgcaaaggggcaatttagcatggccagtccacctaacccacacaaatttaaggggcggcacagtgggttagcgctgctgcctcacagcggcacgcaccgattcccggtttgggtcactgtctgtgcggagtctgcacgttctccccgtgtctgcgtgggtttcctccgggtgctccggtttcctcccacactccaaagatgtgcgggtcaggttgattggccgtgctaaaaattccccttacagtgtcagggggaatgacaaggtaaatacgtggggttatggggatagagtctgggtgggatggtggtcggtgcagactcgatgggccgaatggcctccttctacactgtagtgattctatctttggagtgtggggggaaaccggagcacccggaggaaacccacgcagacacggggtgaacgtgcagactcctcaccgaCAGTTACACGAGGCTggtgtcgaacccgggtccctggcgctgtgatggcagccgtgctaacccactgtgccgccaaggCTATGGACTGGAATACGAAtgctatttttctctctccatggacgcTGCTTGACCTGCTGCGTGTTTCCAGCATTTGCCAGTGGGCCCAGTGTAATACTAACCTCTGCTGGATGCCCAGGGCCACCCCCGCCAACAGGATGTACGTAATGAACGCCATGGCTGAAACAGGGAACCAAAGGCAGCAGTTAGTCCTCGCTCTGGAACAACAACTTTGTATTTATCTACCCTATTCAATGTAATAAAACACCCCGAGGCTCGTCACGGGAGCACTTTTAACAAAATATGACAGAGCTACGTGAGGAGATAATGGGGCTGATGTCCAAAAGCTTGGCCACAGAGGCAGATTTTAAGCACTGCCTTCAAGGAGGACGCAGAGACATGaaaggttcagggagggaattccaaagctcagggtccaggcagctgaaggcacagccgccaGTGGCGTAGTGATAAAAATAGGGATTTTAAAGAGAATCAAACGTGCGTTtcattgttttttattcattcgtgggacatgggcgtcgctggctgggcccagcatttattacccatccctagttgccccttggagggcagttcagagtcaaccacattggctgtggctctggagtcacatgtaggccagaccggggtaaggacggcagatttccttccctaaagggaaccagatgggtttttccgacaatgggtcatcagtagattcttaatcccagatattttttattgaattcaaattccaccatctgcgggattcgaacccgggtcccccagaacattagctgagtttctggattaatagcctagcgataataccacgaggccatcgcttcTCTTTTCATTTGATCAGTCACTCC
This window encodes:
- the LOC144488370 gene encoding protein YIF1A-like, yielding MAFITYILLAGVALGIQQRFSPEVLGICASTALVWIIIEVLALVLALYLISVHTDLTTFDLIAYSGYKYVGMIITVLGGLLFGRDGYYVALAWTSCAIMFFLVRSLRMKVLSSSDGVASHSSRNQLRMYVTLAVAAFQPLIIYWLTVHLIR